One part of the Amphiura filiformis chromosome 5, Afil_fr2py, whole genome shotgun sequence genome encodes these proteins:
- the LOC140153575 gene encoding phospholipase DDHD1-like isoform X2 gives MSFYPSLDDDGTSINSCAENVPAGLGFGILDQSMETDDLSLDSDYRPPSYNPQSTVSHTCSNPSDPSQVVIDLTKSPEKSKKPPRPPPPKKPILGKSLKSEDNVVKDLTVPQVRWFYKDESNKKAVKWLPFIGYDSCQLEYKYRQIYVHGDVPLEIERIPVQGGLFEVDIVEKKCYAIYWKDDAVDVLRGTWFYHSNQEPIDDNIAQQIETEHVKRFGGQTIVAELSPDPKQTKNAKPQKEVLLYQMRFKDCHVDWYSIKDVFMYSDSTSSRLARSIGTSIGFSKASSSGYRLLRGYPQEAFLEDKPPPISDLIFVVHGVGQIMDHSSIIKCCKDLRNSADKVKSKHFPDLISRTSTKRAEFLPVEWRTSLRLDDGIVDSITPQKLKGLRWMLNSTGMDVLYYTSPLHRSEIVKALHIELNRLYHLFCSRNPGFEANGGRVSIFAHSLGCVIVYDILTGWNPIHLYDQYLSHEAGSHPDLDTVSEEQQGLAAELNSARKRVADLEDKLLATNQVAVAINTPKLDFQLDALFCVGSPLAVFLALRGTRPQGNGSVTHIMPKSACKRIFNIYHPTDPVAYRLEPLILRHYSTIRPLKIHRADSTKQIPYHEIQPMAYSAATKKEEEMTARASEEPSSSSGLSSMWAKWSRGNKIPELDALEDMERDMERSINMQIEAMDVNTGELSADDSVELDQRIDFEIKESSMSSSYLSALTSHTSYWATPDVALFILTQLFPDYLLS, from the exons ATGTCATTTTATCCTTCTTTAGATGATGATGGTACATCAATTAATTCTTGTGCCGAGAATGTACCAGCAGGACTTGGTTTTGGCATACTGGATCAGTCGATGGAAACAGATGATTTGTCACTAGATTCCGACTACAGACCACCGTCGTATAATCCACAGTCAACAGtatcacatacatgtagtaaTCCTAGTGACCCAAGTCAAGTAGTCATTGATCTTACAAAAAGTCCAGAGAAATCTAAGAAACCACCACGACCACCACCACCTAAAAAGCCCATCCTTGGAAAGTCTTTAAAATCTGAAGATAATGTTGTCAAAGATTTGACTGTGCCACAAGTTCGCTGGTTTTACAAAGACGAATCAAACAAAAAGGCCGTGAAATGGCTACCGTTCATTGGCTACGACTCTTGCCAACTTGAGTACAAGTATCGTCAGATCTATGTACATGGTGATGTACCATTGGAAATTGAAAGAATTCCAGTCCAAGGTGGTCTTTTTGAAGTGGATATTGTTGAGAAAAAATGCTATGCAATTTACTGGAAAG ATGATGCAGTTGATGTTTTACGTGGCACATGGTTTTACCACAGCAATCAGGAGCCCATCGATGACAACATAGCCCAGCAGATTGAAACAGAACATGTTAAACGATTTGGTGGACAGACGATTGTTGCAGAACTTTCACCAGATCCCAAGCAAACCAAGAATGCAAAACCACAGAAAGAAG TGTTGCTTTATCAGATGAGATTCAAGGATTGTCATGTGGACTGGTATTCTATCAAAGATGTCTTTATGTATAGTGATTCCACAAGCTCCAGATTAGCAAGGTCAATAGGAACAAGCATTGGATTCTCTAAAG CTTCATCTAGTGGGTATCGTTTGCTTCGAGGCTACCCACAGGAGGCTTTTCTAGAGGACAAACCACCACCTATATCAGATCTTATCTTTGTGGTTCATGGAGTAGGGCAAATTATGGACCATTCAAGTATCATCAAATGTTGCAAAGA CCTAAGAAATTCAGCCGATAAAGTCAAGAGTAAACATTTCCCTGATCTCATCAGTCGTACATCGACCAAGAGGGCTGAATTTCTACCAGTAGAGTGGAGAACCTCACTGCGTTTAGATGACGGTATAGTGGATTCTATTACCCCACAGAAGTTAAAGGGATTGAGGTGGATGCTCAACAGTACTGGCATGGATGTATTGTACTACACAAGTCCACTGCATAGATCAgag ATTGTTAAGGCTCTACACATCGAGCTTAATCGTCTCTATCATCTATTCTGCTCTCGTAATCCTGGCTTTGAAGCCAATGGTGGCAGGGTGTCCATCTTTGCACATTCTCTAGGCTGTGTCATTGTCTACGATATATTAACTGGTTGGAATCCTATACATTTATATGACCAATATTTATCCCATGAAGCAGGAAGTCATCCCGATTTAGATACAGTGAGTGAGGAGCAGCAAGGACTGGCAGCTGAACTGAATAGTGCAAGAAAGAG AGTTGCTGATCTTGAGGATAAGTTACTGGCAACCAATCAAGTAGCGGTGGCAATCAATACACCAAAGTTAGATTTTCAG TTAGATGCATTATTCTGTGTAGGCTCACCTCTTGCTGTGTTTCTAGCATTACGTGGTACCCGTCCCCAAGGTAATGGCTCCGTTACACACATCATGCCTAAATCAGCTTGTAAGAGAATCTTCAATATATACCATCCAACAGATCCTGTG GCTTACCGTCTTGAGCCTTTGATACTACGCCATTACTCCACCATCAGGCCTCTTAAGATACACCGTGCAGACAGTACTAAACAGATTCCATACCATGAGATCCAACCCATGGCTTATTCTGCCGCTACTAAAAAGGAAGAGGAGATGACAGCAAGAGCATCGGAGGAGCCTAGCAGCTCATCAG GTCTAAGTAGCATGTGGGCTAAGTGGTCGCGTGGAAATAAGATTCCTGAATTGGATGCATTGGAAGATATGGAGCGGGACATGGAGCGAAGTATTAACATGCAGATAGAAGCCATGGATGTGAACACAGGGGAACTGAGCGCAGACGATAGTGTGG AATTGGATCAGCGCATAGATTTTGAGATAAAAGAAAGCAGCATGTCCAGCAGTTATCTATCAGCGTTAACCTCCCACACCAGCTACTGGGCAACACCAGATGTGGCTTTATTCATCTTAACACAACTATTTCCTGACTACTTACTTTCATGA
- the LOC140153575 gene encoding phospholipase DDHD1-like isoform X1, with protein sequence MSFYPSLDDDGTSINSCAENVPAGLGFGILDQSMETDDLSLDSDYRPPSYNPQSTVSHTCSNPSDPSQVVIDLTKSPEKSKKPPRPPPPKKPILGKSLKSEDNVVKDLTVPQVRWFYKDESNKKAVKWLPFIGYDSCQLEYKYRQIYVHGDVPLEIERIPVQGGLFEVDIVEKKCYAIYWKDDAVDVLRGTWFYHSNQEPIDDNIAQQIETEHVKRFGGQTIVAELSPDPKQTKNAKPQKEVLLYQMRFKDCHVDWYSIKDVFMYSDSTSSRLARSIGTSIGFSKASSSGYRLLRGYPQEAFLEDKPPPISDLIFVVHGVGQIMDHSSIIKCCKDLRNSADKVKSKHFPDLISRTSTKRAEFLPVEWRTSLRLDDGIVDSITPQKLKGLRWMLNSTGMDVLYYTSPLHRSEIVKALHIELNRLYHLFCSRNPGFEANGGRVSIFAHSLGCVIVYDILTGWNPIHLYDQYLSHEAGSHPDLDTVSEEQQGLAAELNSARKRVADLEDKLLATNQVAVAINTPKLDFQLDALFCVGSPLAVFLALRGTRPQGNGSVTHIMPKSACKRIFNIYHPTDPVAYRLEPLILRHYSTIRPLKIHRADSTKQIPYHEIQPMAYSAATKKEEEMTARASEEPSSSSEIYDDMDDESGDGEQQDSPALNDGYMTRMSSGLSSMWAKWSRGNKIPELDALEDMERDMERSINMQIEAMDVNTGELSADDSVELDQRIDFEIKESSMSSSYLSALTSHTSYWATPDVALFILTQLFPDYLLS encoded by the exons ATGTCATTTTATCCTTCTTTAGATGATGATGGTACATCAATTAATTCTTGTGCCGAGAATGTACCAGCAGGACTTGGTTTTGGCATACTGGATCAGTCGATGGAAACAGATGATTTGTCACTAGATTCCGACTACAGACCACCGTCGTATAATCCACAGTCAACAGtatcacatacatgtagtaaTCCTAGTGACCCAAGTCAAGTAGTCATTGATCTTACAAAAAGTCCAGAGAAATCTAAGAAACCACCACGACCACCACCACCTAAAAAGCCCATCCTTGGAAAGTCTTTAAAATCTGAAGATAATGTTGTCAAAGATTTGACTGTGCCACAAGTTCGCTGGTTTTACAAAGACGAATCAAACAAAAAGGCCGTGAAATGGCTACCGTTCATTGGCTACGACTCTTGCCAACTTGAGTACAAGTATCGTCAGATCTATGTACATGGTGATGTACCATTGGAAATTGAAAGAATTCCAGTCCAAGGTGGTCTTTTTGAAGTGGATATTGTTGAGAAAAAATGCTATGCAATTTACTGGAAAG ATGATGCAGTTGATGTTTTACGTGGCACATGGTTTTACCACAGCAATCAGGAGCCCATCGATGACAACATAGCCCAGCAGATTGAAACAGAACATGTTAAACGATTTGGTGGACAGACGATTGTTGCAGAACTTTCACCAGATCCCAAGCAAACCAAGAATGCAAAACCACAGAAAGAAG TGTTGCTTTATCAGATGAGATTCAAGGATTGTCATGTGGACTGGTATTCTATCAAAGATGTCTTTATGTATAGTGATTCCACAAGCTCCAGATTAGCAAGGTCAATAGGAACAAGCATTGGATTCTCTAAAG CTTCATCTAGTGGGTATCGTTTGCTTCGAGGCTACCCACAGGAGGCTTTTCTAGAGGACAAACCACCACCTATATCAGATCTTATCTTTGTGGTTCATGGAGTAGGGCAAATTATGGACCATTCAAGTATCATCAAATGTTGCAAAGA CCTAAGAAATTCAGCCGATAAAGTCAAGAGTAAACATTTCCCTGATCTCATCAGTCGTACATCGACCAAGAGGGCTGAATTTCTACCAGTAGAGTGGAGAACCTCACTGCGTTTAGATGACGGTATAGTGGATTCTATTACCCCACAGAAGTTAAAGGGATTGAGGTGGATGCTCAACAGTACTGGCATGGATGTATTGTACTACACAAGTCCACTGCATAGATCAgag ATTGTTAAGGCTCTACACATCGAGCTTAATCGTCTCTATCATCTATTCTGCTCTCGTAATCCTGGCTTTGAAGCCAATGGTGGCAGGGTGTCCATCTTTGCACATTCTCTAGGCTGTGTCATTGTCTACGATATATTAACTGGTTGGAATCCTATACATTTATATGACCAATATTTATCCCATGAAGCAGGAAGTCATCCCGATTTAGATACAGTGAGTGAGGAGCAGCAAGGACTGGCAGCTGAACTGAATAGTGCAAGAAAGAG AGTTGCTGATCTTGAGGATAAGTTACTGGCAACCAATCAAGTAGCGGTGGCAATCAATACACCAAAGTTAGATTTTCAG TTAGATGCATTATTCTGTGTAGGCTCACCTCTTGCTGTGTTTCTAGCATTACGTGGTACCCGTCCCCAAGGTAATGGCTCCGTTACACACATCATGCCTAAATCAGCTTGTAAGAGAATCTTCAATATATACCATCCAACAGATCCTGTG GCTTACCGTCTTGAGCCTTTGATACTACGCCATTACTCCACCATCAGGCCTCTTAAGATACACCGTGCAGACAGTACTAAACAGATTCCATACCATGAGATCCAACCCATGGCTTATTCTGCCGCTACTAAAAAGGAAGAGGAGATGACAGCAAGAGCATCGGAGGAGCCTAGCAGCTCATCAG AAATCTATGATGATATGGATGATGAATCTGGTGATGGGGAACAACAAGACTCCCCTGCTTTAAATGATGGCTATATGACACGCATGTCTTCAG GTCTAAGTAGCATGTGGGCTAAGTGGTCGCGTGGAAATAAGATTCCTGAATTGGATGCATTGGAAGATATGGAGCGGGACATGGAGCGAAGTATTAACATGCAGATAGAAGCCATGGATGTGAACACAGGGGAACTGAGCGCAGACGATAGTGTGG AATTGGATCAGCGCATAGATTTTGAGATAAAAGAAAGCAGCATGTCCAGCAGTTATCTATCAGCGTTAACCTCCCACACCAGCTACTGGGCAACACCAGATGTGGCTTTATTCATCTTAACACAACTATTTCCTGACTACTTACTTTCATGA